The following proteins are co-located in the Barnesiella propionica genome:
- a CDS encoding leucine-rich repeat domain-containing protein gives MEHFKEVPDVNRLIISPLYLREGLEFAKNQGYNDILISTDDIGISGVSCKHTLNVSLICEYDFIETLIISGYDFTIEPCNLNQLSVLPHLKKLGLWIDKVFTIDFSLFPKLEELKYYHTKQTENVDTLINLKRLHIYNLKSEDLKELKSMNLLEELTLWDAKNINLNGLCQLTNIRTLEIVRSRKMIDIRGLCNSNRLKELSLYYCNNITDISVLNRLSRVKILRLRNCKRLQDLTQLVPNNTIKQISISSLKDLKFLAGMKKLKFLHFDDVIDGDISPLLDSSLEFVGMVSKKKYSHTEKEVNLILERNRLNNK, from the coding sequence ATGGAACATTTCAAAGAAGTACCAGATGTAAATCGGTTAATAATATCTCCTCTCTATTTAAGAGAAGGATTAGAGTTTGCAAAAAATCAAGGCTATAATGATATTTTAATATCAACGGACGACATCGGCATCAGTGGTGTTTCCTGTAAACACACATTAAATGTAAGTCTAATATGTGAATATGATTTTATTGAAACCTTGATTATTTCAGGGTACGACTTTACAATAGAACCATGCAATTTAAATCAACTAAGTGTTTTACCGCACTTAAAAAAATTGGGACTTTGGATTGACAAGGTCTTTACTATTGATTTCAGTTTGTTTCCCAAACTTGAAGAATTGAAGTATTATCATACAAAACAAACAGAAAATGTAGATACTTTAATAAACTTGAAACGACTGCATATTTATAATCTCAAATCAGAAGATTTGAAAGAACTGAAAAGCATGAATTTGTTAGAAGAACTGACACTATGGGATGCCAAAAATATAAATTTGAATGGTTTATGTCAATTAACTAACATAAGAACGTTGGAGATTGTTCGTTCTCGAAAAATGATAGATATTAGAGGTTTATGTAATTCAAATAGACTTAAAGAATTATCATTATATTATTGCAATAACATAACGGACATTAGTGTTTTGAACCGTTTATCAAGAGTTAAAATACTTAGATTACGTAACTGTAAACGACTTCAAGATTTAACCCAATTAGTACCCAACAATACGATTAAGCAGATTAGTATTTCAAGTCTAAAAGACTTGAAATTTTTGGCAGGAATGAAGAAACTCAAATTCTTGCATTTTGATGATGTAATTGATGGAGATATATCCCCATTATTGGACTCTTCTTTAGAGTTTGTAGGTATGGTTTCAAAAAAGAAATATTCCCATACAGAAAAGGAAGTGAACCTAATACTGGAAAGAAACCGATTGAATAATAAATAG